A window of the Xenopus laevis strain J_2021 chromosome 9_10L, Xenopus_laevis_v10.1, whole genome shotgun sequence genome harbors these coding sequences:
- the LOC121398230 gene encoding targeting protein for Xklp2-A-like isoform X1: protein MSRKHREKLLIKMRESDLENEPPQADSPLCKLKGSRNVLVKPKIAEQQELEKIQELQKNLKKNEHSMKAAITRAGQSLNNGDPPVTKPVDFLCKTNDQLEHGSNQPERNDCNMVKFVASLRRHQPLSVQIPKRGYTIPKPFNLSQGKKRKREEALESSAEKVISFSKRTPAPYCLHGHQRELEEEEVPVIKATRTPHYRVLFKPKLLEKRQVDHRRRVTFEFGKANQRSAKKISPTGGAGLQSSWGKQ from the exons ATGTCCAGGAAGCATCGGGAAAAGCTTCTCATAAAAATGAGAGAGTCAGATCTTGAGAATGAGCCACCACAGGCTGACTCCCCGCTGTGCAAACTAAAGGG GAGTAGGAATGTGCTGGTGAAGCCTAAAATTGCAGAACAGCAAGAGCTTGAGAAGATACAAGAACTTCAAAAGAATCTCAAGAAAAATGAGCATTCCATGAAAGCTGCCATAACTAGAGCAG GTCAGTCTTTGAATAATGGTGACCCTCCAGTCACAAAACCAGTGGATTTTCTCTGTAAAACCAATGATCAACTTGAGCATGGTTCCAATCAACCTGAGAGAAATGACTGTAACATGGTGAAATTTGTTGCATCACTAAGGAGACACCAACCGCTATCG GTTCAGATTCCTAAACGAGGATACACAATCCCAAAACCCTTCAACCTGTCACAGGGAAAAAAACGAAAGCGTGAGGAGGCTTTGGAATCCAGTGCTGAAAAGGTTATATCTTTCTCCAAAAGAACTCCCGCACCTTATTGCCTGCATGGCCACCAGAGGGAGCTCGAGGAAGAGGAGGTGCCTGTTATCAAAGCCACTCGTACGCCACATTACAGGGTCCTATTTAAACCCAAACTTTTAGAAAAGAGACAAGTGgatcataggcggagggtgacttttgagtttgggaaggctaatcaaagatcagcaaaaaaaatttcacctacCGGAGGTGCAGGCCTTCAGagcagttgggggaaacaatag
- the LOC121398230 gene encoding targeting protein for Xklp2-A-like isoform X3, translating to MSRKHREKLLIKMRESDLENEPPQADSPLCKLKGSRNVLVKPKIAEQQELEKIQELQKNLKKNEHSMKAAITRAGQSLNNGDPPVTKPVDFLCKTNDQLEHGSNQPERNDCNMVKFVASLRRHQPLSVQIPKRGYTIPKPFNLSQGKKRKREEALESSAEKVISFSKRTPARGRGGACYQSHSYATLQGPI from the exons ATGTCCAGGAAGCATCGGGAAAAGCTTCTCATAAAAATGAGAGAGTCAGATCTTGAGAATGAGCCACCACAGGCTGACTCCCCGCTGTGCAAACTAAAGGG GAGTAGGAATGTGCTGGTGAAGCCTAAAATTGCAGAACAGCAAGAGCTTGAGAAGATACAAGAACTTCAAAAGAATCTCAAGAAAAATGAGCATTCCATGAAAGCTGCCATAACTAGAGCAG GTCAGTCTTTGAATAATGGTGACCCTCCAGTCACAAAACCAGTGGATTTTCTCTGTAAAACCAATGATCAACTTGAGCATGGTTCCAATCAACCTGAGAGAAATGACTGTAACATGGTGAAATTTGTTGCATCACTAAGGAGACACCAACCGCTATCG GTTCAGATTCCTAAACGAGGATACACAATCCCAAAACCCTTCAACCTGTCACAGGGAAAAAAACGAAAGCGTGAGGAGGCTTTGGAATCCAGTGCTGAAAAGGTTATATCTTTCTCCAAAAGAACTCCC GCTCGAGGAAGAGGAGGTGCCTGTTATCAAAGCCACTCGTACGCCACATTACAGGGTCCTATTTAA
- the LOC121398230 gene encoding targeting protein for Xklp2-A-like isoform X2 — protein MSRKHREKLLIKMRESDLENEPPQADSPLCKLKGSRNVLVKPKIAEQQELEKIQELQKNLKKNEHSMKAAITRAGQSLNNGDPPVTKPVDFLCKTNDQLEHGSNQPERNDCNMVKFVASLRRHQPLSVQIPKRGYTIPKPFNLSQGKKRKREEALESSAEKVISFSKRTPAPYCLHGHQRELEEEEVPVIKATRTPHYRVLFKPKLLEKRQVDHRRRVTFEFGKANQRSAKKISPTGGAGLQSSWGKQ, from the exons ATGTCCAGGAAGCATCGGGAAAAGCTTCTCATAAAAATGAGAGAGTCAGATCTTGAGAATGAGCCACCACAGGCTGACTCCCCGCTGTGCAAACTAAAGGG GAGTAGGAATGTGCTGGTGAAGCCTAAAATTGCAGAACAGCAAGAGCTTGAGAAGATACAAGAACTTCAAAAGAATCTCAAGAAAAATGAGCATTCCATGAAAGCTGCCATAACTAGAGCAG GTCAGTCTTTGAATAATGGTGACCCTCCAGTCACAAAACCAGTGGATTTTCTCTGTAAAACCAATGATCAACTTGAGCATGGTTCCAATCAACCTGAGAGAAATGACTGTAACATGGTGAAATTTGTTGCATCACTAAGGAGACACCAACCGCTATCG GTTCAGATTCCTAAACGAGGATACACAATCCCAAAACCCTTCAACCTGTCACAGGGAAAAAAACGAAAGCGTGAGGAGGCTTTGGAATCCAGTGCTGAAAAGGTTATATCTTTCTCCAAAAGAACTCCCGCACCTTATTGCCTGCATGGCCACCAGAGGGAGCTCGAGGAAGAGGAGGTGCCTGTTATCAAAGCCACTCGTACGCCACATTACAGGGTCCTATTTAAACCCAAACTTTTAGAAAAGAGACAAGTGgatcatag gcggagggtgacttttgagtttgggaaggctaatcaaagatcagcaaaaaaaatttcacctacCGGAGGTGCAGGCCTTCAGagcagttgggggaaacaatag
- the LOC121398229 gene encoding extensin-like, with the protein MEVDVVDEIEDTEVEEIVDIDFVTWFHGLKLLACIVALLLNPPYPCILPHCHPTAYPCSYPSSHPPTPNFHHSPLTPYTCSQPSSYPPPLILAPTFLHQLTPYLCFHHPPLTSPLLTLALTPSLKPVPLSLALSPPLSLALISLLSRPPPLTLTHSSHPSTPFPRFQPPDSYPPFAFTPSPYSLFHPHPLPSLSPPLTPSKYPLFHPSSNPLPLTLAFTPLLLPPFPRFHPSSHPPPLALAFTPPPLTLTFSPPPLTPTPYSYFNPSPLTPSPYPCLHPLLSPPTLTLTLTHPPLTPSSPYPHFHHLLSPPPLTLTLTRLLSPSHLTLAFTPYSHPQPLPSL; encoded by the coding sequence atggaggtggatgtagtggatgagaTAGAAGACACGGAGGTAGAGGAGATAGTGGACATTGATTTTGTAACATGGTTTCATGGATTAAAATTGTTAGCATGTATTGTTGCCCTTCTTCTAAACCCCCCTTACCCATGCATCCTCCCTCACTGCCACCCCACAGCTTACCCTTGCTCTTACCCCTCCTCTCACCCACCTACCCCTAACTTTCACCACTCTCCTCTCACCCCTTATACTTGCTCTCAGCCCTCCTCTTACCCCCCACCTCTTATCCTTGCTCCCACCTTTTTACACCAACTCACCCCTTACCTTTGCTTTCACCATCCTCCCCTGACCTCCCCACTCCTTACCCTCGCTCTCACACCTTCTCTCAAACCTGTACCTCTTTCGCTTGCTCTCTCACCCCCCCTTAGCCTGGCTCTCATCTCCCTCCTCTCACGTCCCCCACCACTTACTCTCACCCACTCCTCTCACCCCTCCACCCCTTTCCCTCGCTTTCAACCGCCCGATTCTTACCCCCCCTTTGCTTTCACCCCCTCCCCATACTCTCTctttcacccccaccccttaccctcgctttcacCCCCTCTCACCCCCTCCAAATACCCTCTCTTTCacccctcctctaacccactaccccttaccctcgctttcacTCCCCTACTTTTACCCCCTTTCCCTCGCTTTCACCCCTCCTCTCACCCTCCACCCCTTGCCCTGGCTTTCACCCCTccaccccttaccctcactttctccccccctcctctcacccccaccccttactctTACTTTAACCCGTCTCCTCTCACCCCCTCACCTTACCCTTGCTTACAccccctactctcacccccaacccttaccctcactttaacccaccctcctctcaccccctcctccccttaccctcactttcaccacctcctctcacccccaccccttactctTACTTTAACCCGTCTCCTCTCACCCTCTCAccttacccttgctttcaccccctactctcacccccaacccttaccctcactttaa